In Zingiber officinale cultivar Zhangliang chromosome 8B, Zo_v1.1, whole genome shotgun sequence, a single genomic region encodes these proteins:
- the LOC122016660 gene encoding CASP-like protein 2A1 has product MKSTDEEDHQQKPATGSDVAAEPAEDFQGVRTAETLLRAVPMGLCLAAMAIMVKNSQDGDFGSISYSDLAAFKYLVYANGACAAYSLLSAFYFAIPRPATLARSWTVFLLDQLMTYIILAAGTVSTEILYLAYKGDVNVTWSEACSVFDTFCRRATTSVGITFGSAVCYLLLSLVSSYRLFSTFAAPVPFLSSKSQEIAAFPS; this is encoded by the exons ATGAAGTCGACCGACGAGGAGGATCACCAGCAGAAGCCGGCAACTGGCAGCGACGTGGCGGCCGAGCCGGCGGAGGATTTCCAGGGCGTCCGGACGGCGGAGACGCTGCTTCGGGCGGTGCCCATGGGGCTCTGCCTGGCGGCGATGGCCATCATGGTGAAGAACTCGCAGGACGGAGACTTCGGATCCATCTCCTACTCCGATCTCGCCGCCTTCAA GTATTTGGTGTACGCAAACGGCGCTTGCGCGGCGTACTCGCTCCTGTCGGCGTTCTACTTCGCCATCCCTCGTCCGGCGACTCTGGCCCGCTCATGGACCGTCTTCCTTCTGGACCAG CTGATGACATACATAATCCTTGCCGCCGGAACTGTGTCGACGGAAATACTATATTTGGCATACAAGGGCGACGTGAATGTTACATGGAGTGAAGCTTGCAGTGTCTTCGACACCTTCTGCCGACGAGCCACCACCTCAGTCGGGATCACCTTCGGCTCGGCGGTTTGCTATCTGCTGCTCTCCCTTGTCTCGTCCTACCGCCTTTTCAGCACCTTTGCAGCCCCCGTCCCCTTCCTGAGCAGCAAGAGCCAGGAGATAGCAGCCTTCCCTAGCTGA
- the LOC122014159 gene encoding CASP-like protein 2A1: MIFRIAINIKDTPVRDGRKGKAPWLGVLLRHPSSADSACSWTVFLLDQLMTYIILVAGTVSTEILYLAYKGDVNVTWSEACSVLDTFCRRATTSVGITFGSTVCYVLLSLVSSYRLFSTFAAPLPFLSSKSQEIAAFPS, translated from the exons atgatattccgcatagcaatcAATATTAAGGATACACCTGTCCGAGATGGACGGAAAGGAAAAGCACCATGGCTCGGTGTTCTACTCCGCCATCCCTCGTCCGCCGACTCTGCCTGCTCATGGACCGTCTTCCTTCTGGACCAG CTGATGACATACATAATCCTTGTTGCCGGAACAGTGTCGACGGAGATACTGTATTTGGCATACAAGGGCGACGTGAATGTTACATGGAGTGAAGCTTGCAGTGTCTTGGACACCTTCTGCCGACGAGCCACCACCTCAGTCGGGATCACCTTCGGCTCGACGGTTTGCTATGTGCTGCTCTCCCTTGTCTCGTCCTATCGCCTTTTCAGCACCTTTGCAGCCCCCCTCCCCTTCCTGAGCAGCAAGAGCCAGGAGATAGCAGCCTTCCCTAGCTGA